From Domibacillus sp. DTU_2020_1001157_1_SI_ALB_TIR_016, a single genomic window includes:
- a CDS encoding YjcZ family sporulation protein — protein MGMYGEGGYSNGSGFALIVVLFILLIIVGASFVKY, from the coding sequence ATGGGTATGTATGGTGAAGGCGGATACAGCAACGGCAGTGGTTTTGCGCTGATTGTAGTGCTGTTCATTCTTTTAATCATTGTTGGTGCTTCATTCGTTAAATATTAA
- a CDS encoding DUF2188 domain-containing protein, with protein sequence MAENHRRNEYFEDRAGTDEARFHVVPHGDGEWAVKTEGKDEPNDTFGSKSEAVDEAKKMAEEAGTMAIIHDEDGQIEKQHNFQS encoded by the coding sequence ATAGCTGAGAACCATAGGCGCAATGAATATTTTGAAGACCGGGCTGGTACAGACGAGGCGAGATTTCATGTTGTTCCTCACGGTGATGGTGAATGGGCTGTGAAAACAGAAGGGAAAGACGAACCCAATGACACGTTCGGTTCAAAATCCGAAGCAGTAGATGAAGCGAAAAAAATGGCAGAAGAAGCAGGAACAATGGCTATTATTCATGACGAAGATGGACAAATTGAGAAACAGCATAACTTTCAAAGCTGA
- a CDS encoding xanthine phosphoribosyltransferase has product MKRLHEKMEQDGRVLSEHVLKVDSFLNHQIDPQLMKEIGEEFARLFEGAGITKIVTLESSGIAPSVMTGLVLGVPVVFARKRQSLTMTDDLLTADVYSFTKETTNRIAVAQSFLSEDDTVLIIDDFLANGQAALGLMDIVKQAGSKIAGIGIVIEKSFQDGRALLEREGVRVESLARIESLHDGKIQFKVEVHQ; this is encoded by the coding sequence ATGAAGCGTCTTCATGAAAAAATGGAACAGGACGGACGCGTGCTTTCTGAGCACGTTTTAAAAGTAGATTCGTTTTTGAATCACCAGATTGATCCGCAGTTAATGAAAGAAATCGGAGAAGAATTTGCCCGGTTGTTCGAGGGAGCAGGAATCACAAAAATTGTCACATTAGAATCGAGCGGCATTGCTCCATCTGTGATGACCGGCCTTGTGTTAGGGGTGCCGGTTGTGTTTGCACGCAAGCGCCAGTCTTTAACGATGACGGATGATCTCTTGACGGCGGATGTATATTCTTTTACAAAAGAAACAACCAACCGGATTGCGGTTGCTCAATCTTTCTTGAGCGAAGACGATACAGTGCTTATTATTGACGACTTTTTGGCAAACGGCCAGGCAGCGCTTGGCTTAATGGATATTGTAAAGCAGGCAGGAAGCAAGATTGCCGGAATCGGCATCGTGATTGAAAAGTCGTTCCAGGATGGACGAGCTTTATTGGAAAGGGAAGGCGTACGGGTAGAGTCACTTGCCAGAATCGAATCTCTTCATGATGGAAAAATTCAATTTAAAGTGGAGGTACACCAATGA
- a CDS encoding S-layer homology domain-containing protein, whose product MKVFTQTKRFVFLLAFFMIGLVSSGSGQAAVPFSDISSKHWAYTSINWAYTNKIISGYSNGTFGPKRTLTEAEFLVMLTRYDCSGDPWPKSQPGDRHWAATQYAYAKSKHLPLKGYSDSTIRDKPVTRGQVARIVAAFHGFDLNEYHAVQYMYINQLSSGKTGIKNFADYGADESLNRAEAAVFLHRLAKQGKCEMKGLNTSPSGKDNSKYPLPANFLPEGTVTFPESEGETPPSGGSPAGDSRLQAADIEKRTLIANGIDSTFITLSLKDCYGNPISYDESLSFQASSKSGGMISNEDYYEYEHWPEEPYYSAASSSSYVQTDGPDVTVKVTAPALTTGKNDTISLQATEGTSVNERMACYRTPVTVDLSYVPKAELQVSSSQSKIAANGNSTAYVTAKIVKPGGQIISDYNGQVRFYSAKGALLSASNVSFSNGTASAWVTSLSSSSPVEDTIYAELVQMDSRYQAVNSEIKSAKHSTSILYDPGLSTIEGCARENLEVAFIIDSSGSMKRSDPERLRVSKSRELMQTLNALNNTAVDFNHKGRYLSGPDSSTIVSPYLEYVFQSGGTNIADGMDEAFSRFTAGTRKVAILVTDGKSNKQQVLNQIAEAKRQGITVYTVGLGSKEQLNEALLQQVAQETGGRYFHVEKSSEISTAYQTILNELSCGELYLGCSPSGMVFASPSLRLTEDTFYMDTFIDEGCSEVERVIVRFHAADGDVDYDLIYRGQRYFALKKDRSEIDPLALEDEGTFLAFDKDGNLIGSRTIPIILK is encoded by the coding sequence ATGAAGGTATTCACTCAAACAAAACGATTCGTTTTCTTGTTAGCTTTTTTCATGATCGGCCTTGTTTCATCCGGATCCGGACAAGCAGCCGTCCCTTTTTCTGATATCAGCTCCAAGCATTGGGCCTATACATCTATTAACTGGGCTTATACAAATAAGATTATATCCGGATACTCAAACGGAACATTTGGACCAAAACGGACTTTGACGGAAGCGGAGTTTCTCGTCATGCTGACCCGGTATGACTGCTCGGGTGATCCATGGCCGAAAAGCCAGCCCGGCGACCGTCACTGGGCCGCTACGCAATATGCGTATGCCAAAAGCAAGCATCTTCCGCTTAAAGGCTACAGCGATTCAACAATTCGGGACAAGCCTGTTACCCGCGGGCAGGTTGCCCGAATCGTGGCGGCTTTTCATGGTTTCGACTTAAACGAGTATCATGCTGTTCAATATATGTATATAAATCAGCTTTCAAGCGGAAAAACAGGCATTAAAAACTTTGCAGATTATGGAGCGGACGAGTCACTAAACCGCGCCGAAGCAGCTGTTTTTCTGCATCGCCTTGCTAAGCAGGGCAAATGTGAAATGAAAGGCCTGAACACCAGCCCTTCAGGTAAAGACAACAGTAAATATCCGCTGCCTGCCAATTTTCTCCCGGAAGGAACAGTCACTTTTCCAGAGTCTGAAGGAGAAACACCGCCATCAGGCGGATCTCCTGCTGGCGACTCGCGTCTTCAGGCAGCAGATATCGAAAAAAGAACGCTCATTGCCAATGGCATTGATTCAACGTTCATTACCTTGTCGCTCAAAGACTGTTATGGCAACCCTATTTCTTATGATGAGTCTCTTTCGTTTCAAGCTTCGTCAAAATCAGGCGGCATGATTTCTAATGAAGACTATTATGAGTACGAACATTGGCCTGAAGAACCCTACTATTCGGCCGCTTCTTCATCCTCTTACGTACAGACTGACGGTCCGGACGTAACGGTAAAAGTGACAGCACCTGCTTTAACAACAGGAAAAAACGACACTATTTCATTACAAGCTACTGAAGGAACCTCGGTAAATGAAAGAATGGCGTGCTACAGGACGCCGGTTACAGTTGATTTGTCCTATGTGCCAAAAGCCGAGCTGCAAGTATCTTCAAGCCAGTCTAAGATTGCAGCAAACGGCAATTCAACGGCATACGTAACAGCGAAAATCGTAAAGCCGGGCGGACAGATTATCTCCGATTACAATGGACAGGTCCGCTTTTATTCAGCAAAAGGCGCTCTTTTATCAGCGAGCAATGTTTCATTCTCAAACGGAACCGCGTCCGCATGGGTGACTTCACTGTCTTCTTCTTCACCAGTTGAAGACACCATTTATGCAGAATTGGTTCAAATGGATTCGAGATATCAAGCAGTAAACAGTGAAATTAAGTCAGCAAAACACAGCACATCGATTTTATATGATCCAGGCCTTTCAACCATTGAAGGATGTGCAAGAGAAAACTTGGAAGTGGCCTTCATTATTGATTCGTCGGGCAGTATGAAACGAAGCGATCCCGAACGGCTGCGTGTGTCTAAGTCACGCGAATTAATGCAAACTTTAAATGCATTGAATAATACCGCTGTAGATTTTAACCATAAGGGCAGATATTTAAGCGGGCCTGATAGTTCAACAATAGTAAGTCCTTACTTAGAATATGTTTTTCAATCAGGCGGCACTAATATTGCCGATGGGATGGATGAAGCCTTCAGCCGATTTACAGCCGGCACAAGAAAGGTAGCCATTCTCGTTACAGATGGAAAATCGAATAAGCAGCAGGTTCTTAACCAAATAGCTGAAGCCAAAAGACAAGGTATCACAGTTTATACTGTTGGGCTCGGTTCAAAAGAGCAGCTCAATGAAGCATTGTTGCAGCAAGTCGCACAGGAAACCGGCGGCCGCTATTTTCATGTAGAAAAAAGCAGTGAGATCAGCACGGCTTATCAGACGATTTTAAATGAATTGTCCTGCGGCGAGCTTTATCTTGGCTGTTCCCCGTCTGGCATGGTTTTTGCTTCGCCGTCACTTCGCCTGACCGAGGATACATTTTATATGGATACGTTTATTGACGAAGGCTGCAGTGAGGTCGAGCGTGTTATCGTCCGCTTCCACGCAGCGGACGGAGACGTGGATTATGACTTGATCTACAGAGGACAGCGGTATTTCGCTTTGAAAAAAGACAGGTCCGAAATTGATCCGTTAGCATTAGAAGACGAAGGTACTTTTCTTGCCTTTGATAAAGACGGCAATTTGATTGGCAGCCGGACGATCCCAATAATATTAAAATGA
- a CDS encoding KTSC domain-containing protein, translating to MEMANVFSSHLKRVGYNPFHQILRIEFQDQSIYDYEGVPEHIYRSLMRADSHGKYHAAFIKDRYKYRRVW from the coding sequence ATGGAAATGGCCAATGTCTTTTCTTCTCATTTAAAACGAGTCGGATACAATCCTTTTCACCAAATTCTTCGAATCGAGTTTCAGGACCAAAGTATTTATGACTATGAAGGGGTGCCTGAACATATTTACAGAAGTTTAATGAGAGCAGATTCACACGGCAAATATCATGCCGCGTTTATTAAAGACCGTTATAAGTACAGAAGAGTTTGGTGA
- a CDS encoding nucleobase:cation symporter-2 family protein translates to MKPTRLKTASLGIQHVLAMYAGAVIVPLIVGAAVGMTPAQLTYLVSIDIFMCGIATLLQVYRGQWVGIGLPIVLGCTFTAVSPMIAIGAANGVSAIYGAIIASGIFVLVIAPFFSRLVRFFPPVVTGSVVTIIGVTLIPVAMNNMGGGQGSPDFGSAENITLAFATLAVIIVMYRFFKGFARSISVLLGLLFGTVLAFFMGKVDFSAVADASWFHLVQPFYFGTPSFEWTGILTMILVAMVSLVESTGVYFAVSDICDKKVTEKDLAKGYRAEGLAIVLGGIFNAFPYTAFSQNVGLMQLSGVKSRSVIFYTAGFLIILGLVPKIGAFTTIIPSSVLGGAMVAMFGMVVAQGVKMLGRVDMNAQENLLIIACSVGLGLGVTVVPDLFKGLPGGIQILTGNGIVAGSMTAIILNIVFNELGRKKASVSVVENKVS, encoded by the coding sequence ATGAAACCGACACGTTTAAAAACCGCTTCGCTCGGTATTCAGCATGTGTTAGCGATGTATGCAGGAGCAGTGATTGTGCCGCTGATTGTAGGCGCAGCGGTCGGTATGACGCCGGCTCAGTTAACGTACCTTGTTTCAATTGATATTTTTATGTGCGGAATTGCGACGCTTCTTCAAGTATACCGCGGCCAATGGGTCGGCATCGGCCTGCCAATTGTACTCGGCTGTACCTTTACCGCCGTCAGCCCGATGATTGCTATTGGGGCGGCAAATGGTGTTTCCGCTATTTACGGCGCGATTATCGCTTCTGGTATTTTTGTATTGGTTATTGCTCCATTTTTCAGCCGGCTTGTCCGCTTTTTCCCGCCGGTCGTGACGGGTTCCGTTGTGACGATTATTGGTGTTACTCTTATTCCAGTGGCGATGAACAATATGGGCGGCGGACAGGGAAGCCCTGATTTCGGCTCTGCCGAAAATATTACGCTTGCGTTTGCAACGCTTGCTGTCATTATTGTGATGTACCGCTTTTTCAAAGGATTTGCCCGCTCGATTTCTGTTTTGCTTGGTTTATTGTTCGGGACTGTCCTTGCTTTTTTCATGGGTAAAGTCGATTTCTCCGCTGTCGCGGATGCCTCATGGTTCCATTTAGTTCAGCCGTTTTATTTTGGAACGCCGTCATTTGAATGGACAGGCATTTTAACGATGATTTTAGTGGCAATGGTCAGCCTCGTTGAATCAACAGGTGTATACTTTGCCGTCTCAGATATTTGCGATAAAAAAGTAACAGAAAAAGATTTAGCCAAAGGATACCGTGCAGAAGGACTGGCGATTGTACTTGGCGGCATTTTTAATGCTTTTCCGTACACGGCTTTTTCACAAAACGTCGGGCTCATGCAGCTTTCAGGCGTAAAATCACGCAGCGTCATTTTCTATACAGCAGGCTTTTTAATCATCCTTGGCCTTGTACCGAAAATCGGCGCATTTACGACGATTATTCCATCTAGCGTGTTAGGCGGCGCGATGGTCGCGATGTTCGGAATGGTTGTTGCGCAGGGCGTTAAAATGCTCGGCCGCGTGGATATGAATGCGCAGGAAAACCTGCTTATTATTGCTTGCTCAGTCGGTCTGGGTCTTGGCGTAACAGTGGTGCCGGACTTGTTTAAAGGCCTGCCAGGCGGCATTCAAATCCTCACAGGCAACGGTATTGTAGCCGGCAGTATGACGGCGATCATCCTTAATATCGTATTTAACGAATTAGGCCGTAAAAAAGCATCGGTTTCTGTAGTGGAAAACAAAGTTTCGTAA
- a CDS encoding DUF2512 family protein, with protein MFLDHVKAIIIKFVMIAIVLGIVLTGFYQGELSDTLLISAVLSVVAYIIGDLLIFHKEGDDYERKEDHVQRNVLASVSDAILAFFVVSLMGRSLLINGGDVLTAAFISAILVAAGEWFFHKYLDNHVFDDEHAHNHIR; from the coding sequence ATGTTTTTGGATCACGTTAAAGCGATTATCATTAAGTTTGTGATGATTGCAATTGTACTGGGGATCGTGCTTACTGGATTTTACCAGGGAGAACTCAGTGATACACTCCTCATTAGTGCTGTTCTTTCAGTTGTTGCATATATCATCGGCGATTTGCTTATATTCCACAAAGAAGGCGATGATTATGAGCGTAAGGAAGATCACGTTCAAAGAAACGTTCTTGCTTCTGTGTCAGATGCGATACTAGCTTTTTTTGTTGTGTCGCTTATGGGCAGATCACTTTTAATTAACGGCGGGGATGTTTTAACAGCGGCGTTTATCTCAGCGATTCTTGTAGCAGCTGGTGAATGGTTCTTCCATAAGTACTTAGACAATCATGTGTTTGACGATGAACACGCTCACAATCATATAAGATAA
- a CDS encoding chemotaxis protein CheX — protein MQTQQDQNTIIKEVLNCAVESIKGIVPLELTVGRPTLLNGSFNHHAIGVFIGITGDLPGRIILDGPENAFACLGEKMFGMPIEGEMVESFAGEVVNMIAGNMGVALAAKGIKIDITPPTIIVGDSKISGFKQAIELPLSFKEAGDYRLVLNIEKGA, from the coding sequence GTGCAGACACAACAAGATCAAAATACGATTATTAAAGAAGTGCTTAACTGCGCAGTAGAATCAATTAAAGGGATTGTTCCATTAGAGCTGACGGTAGGCCGGCCGACGCTTTTAAACGGATCTTTTAACCACCATGCGATTGGTGTGTTTATTGGCATTACCGGTGATCTGCCAGGCCGTATTATTTTAGACGGACCGGAAAATGCGTTTGCCTGCCTTGGTGAGAAAATGTTTGGTATGCCGATTGAAGGTGAAATGGTGGAGTCCTTTGCGGGCGAAGTCGTAAACATGATTGCTGGGAATATGGGTGTGGCACTGGCTGCAAAAGGAATCAAGATCGATATTACACCGCCAACGATCATTGTAGGCGATTCGAAAATTTCAGGATTTAAACAGGCCATTGAACTGCCGCTTTCGTTTAAAGAAGCAGGCGATTACCGGCTTGTGCTCAATATTGAAAAAGGTGCTTAA
- a CDS encoding class I SAM-dependent RNA methyltransferase, whose translation MYTLIATAAMGLEAIVAKEVKDLGYEPRTENGKVYFEGDATAIARCNMWLRTADRIKVVVAEFYAKTFDELFEKTKALRWEDYLPKDASFPVQGKSVKSTLFSVSDCQAIVKKAIVERLKSAYHVETWLAETGARFPLEVALLKDKVTLTIDASGAGLHKRGYRTGQGEAPLKETLAAALVQLTNWYPDKPFVDPFSGSGTIPIEAALIGQNIAPGFNREFISEGWDWIGGSIWDEVRTEAEDKANYDQPLDIEGLDVDPKMARIAEANAFEAGLGDLIRFRTEDATKFQTDKEYGVIVGNPPYGERLSDRPGVEKLYADLGRAFKPLDTWSIYVLTSHEGFEEVYGRPATKKRKLFNGFIRCDYYQYWGKRPPRRES comes from the coding sequence ATGTATACATTAATCGCAACTGCTGCGATGGGACTTGAAGCCATCGTAGCCAAAGAAGTAAAAGATCTTGGATATGAACCGAGAACAGAAAATGGAAAAGTGTATTTCGAAGGAGATGCTACTGCGATTGCACGCTGCAACATGTGGCTGCGTACAGCTGACCGTATAAAAGTGGTTGTGGCTGAATTTTATGCCAAAACATTTGATGAGCTTTTTGAAAAAACAAAAGCGCTTCGCTGGGAAGACTATCTGCCAAAAGACGCCTCGTTTCCTGTACAAGGGAAGTCCGTTAAATCTACCCTGTTTAGTGTTTCTGACTGCCAGGCGATTGTGAAAAAAGCCATCGTGGAGCGGTTAAAATCCGCTTATCACGTGGAAACGTGGCTGGCTGAAACAGGAGCGCGTTTTCCGCTCGAAGTGGCTCTTTTAAAAGATAAAGTAACCTTGACAATCGACGCAAGCGGTGCCGGCCTGCATAAGCGCGGCTACCGGACCGGGCAGGGAGAAGCGCCGCTGAAAGAAACGCTGGCCGCTGCCCTTGTCCAGCTGACAAATTGGTATCCTGACAAGCCGTTTGTAGACCCGTTCAGCGGCTCTGGTACCATCCCAATTGAAGCGGCACTGATCGGCCAGAACATCGCTCCAGGCTTTAACCGCGAATTTATTTCCGAAGGCTGGGACTGGATCGGCGGGAGTATTTGGGATGAAGTACGAACGGAAGCAGAAGATAAAGCGAATTACGATCAGCCGCTTGATATCGAAGGGCTGGATGTAGATCCGAAAATGGCCCGGATTGCCGAAGCGAACGCGTTTGAAGCAGGGCTTGGAGATTTGATCCGGTTCCGCACAGAAGATGCAACGAAATTTCAAACTGATAAGGAATATGGTGTAATTGTTGGCAATCCGCCGTACGGAGAACGCCTCAGCGACCGTCCGGGCGTTGAAAAGCTGTATGCTGATTTAGGACGTGCTTTTAAGCCGCTCGATACGTGGTCCATTTATGTATTAACGTCTCATGAAGGATTTGAAGAAGTATATGGCCGTCCGGCTACGAAAAAACGCAAGCTGTTTAACGGATTTATCCGCTGTGATTACTATCAATACTGGGGCAAACGTCCGCCTCGCCGCGAAAGTTAA
- a CDS encoding S-layer homology domain-containing protein yields MNKLFAFTAAVLFSLAAFVLFSGAASAAPLDYNGGVYNEYAYEEYVFVSAEPVQFSGKVTISERETATQRTETYRYTLTGPGDKDKLTRSVSYVTNMNVKTEKGQTTSQTSVKSYSEKITIGSETYTLDDYQLSQGTITDNRPASDYYSGNMAGRKTYKLKSNGALVTIHFNGKNVGYENFWGATETQIIDSEIVTNEGTFFVTSKVSDSKTKFLQYEPHDPDLSSFTGGYARISEQSMIGEYAYTLLGSSIEKTVQVGQERVPLVERLIVPKFRDLNGHWAKENIEQLYALGVFDDSSSFFSPGTQMNRYPFIVGVMKAADIRVLEQPKKQKTPRKAIFTDLDPQEKDYLYIESAVAKGISKGYSATKFSPNSALTRAEAVAILIRALGLEHRAPDPGYHTGYVDDSSIPKWAKDSAYVATEIGLVYGDLNNRFNPTKPMTRAEASALTIRFLHFLEKDLKQNYRDDMLFFQ; encoded by the coding sequence ATGAATAAGCTATTTGCTTTTACCGCAGCAGTTCTGTTTTCTTTAGCTGCCTTTGTTCTTTTTTCCGGAGCCGCCTCGGCCGCTCCGCTTGATTATAATGGCGGTGTGTACAATGAATATGCGTATGAAGAATATGTATTTGTCTCTGCCGAGCCTGTTCAGTTCAGCGGGAAAGTAACGATCTCCGAGCGTGAAACTGCCACTCAGCGGACTGAAACGTACCGTTACACCTTAACAGGCCCGGGAGATAAAGATAAGCTGACCCGCAGTGTTTCTTACGTGACGAATATGAATGTAAAAACAGAAAAAGGCCAGACAACCTCTCAAACATCTGTTAAAAGTTACTCTGAAAAAATCACGATTGGCAGTGAAACATATACACTGGATGATTATCAGCTCTCGCAAGGGACCATTACCGATAATCGCCCTGCTTCAGACTACTATTCCGGAAATATGGCTGGGCGCAAAACGTATAAACTAAAAAGCAATGGAGCGCTTGTTACCATTCATTTCAACGGCAAAAATGTCGGTTATGAGAATTTCTGGGGCGCAACCGAAACGCAAATTATCGATTCCGAGATTGTAACGAATGAAGGTACCTTTTTTGTAACGAGCAAAGTATCCGACAGTAAAACGAAATTTTTGCAATATGAACCGCATGATCCGGACCTATCAAGTTTCACCGGCGGCTACGCTCGTATTAGCGAGCAGTCAATGATCGGTGAATATGCCTATACCCTTCTCGGCAGCAGTATTGAAAAAACCGTTCAAGTCGGCCAGGAAAGAGTTCCGTTAGTTGAACGACTGATTGTGCCCAAATTCCGTGACTTAAATGGACATTGGGCAAAGGAAAATATTGAACAGCTTTATGCCCTCGGTGTATTTGATGATTCAAGTTCCTTCTTCTCGCCAGGCACACAAATGAACCGTTATCCATTTATTGTCGGGGTCATGAAAGCGGCGGATATCCGTGTCCTGGAACAGCCGAAAAAACAAAAAACACCGAGAAAAGCGATTTTCACTGATCTTGACCCGCAGGAAAAAGACTATTTATACATCGAAAGTGCCGTAGCAAAAGGGATTTCCAAAGGATACAGCGCAACAAAGTTCAGCCCAAACAGCGCACTTACCCGGGCCGAAGCAGTGGCCATTTTAATTCGTGCCCTTGGTCTTGAGCACCGTGCGCCAGATCCGGGTTACCATACTGGTTACGTGGATGATTCCTCTATTCCAAAATGGGCCAAGGACAGTGCATACGTAGCTACGGAAATCGGTCTTGTGTATGGTGATTTAAACAACCGTTTTAACCCGACCAAGCCGATGACAAGAGCAGAAGCATCTGCTCTGACCATTCGATTTCTTCATTTTCTTGAAAAAGATTTAAAGCAGAATTATCGGGATGATATGTTATTTTTCCAATAA